In a genomic window of Numenius arquata chromosome 5, bNumArq3.hap1.1, whole genome shotgun sequence:
- the ASB12 gene encoding ankyrin repeat and SOCS box protein 12, translated as MSLMDITKMFSMLQPREDEEDNGESEELNRAVSEDNYQTLDYLLSQDRYKRVINRRSGWGVPSTPLRLAATWGRVRSMKVLLAHGAEVDSLDVKAQTPLFVAVSNGHRECVKVLLDAGASPVGSIYNNCSPLLVAARDGNVDILRQLLDHGAETNVQARLPEWAANSVACSGPLYFAAVYGHLECFKMLLLYGADPNYNCTEERVIAQIKEPKTLLETCLKHSCRSEFIKLLIDFGANVYLPNLTVGETQPRSEGLELLLQARAHPKSLMSQARLVMRRLLKQAGRPHALGELEIPTVLVNYLRHQP; from the exons ATGAGCCTAATGGATATCACTAAAATGTTCTCCATGCTCCAGCCCAGAGAAGATGAAGAAGACAACGGAGAAAGCGAGGAGCTGAACCGAGCGGTATCTGAGGACAACTACCAAACCCTGGATTACCTCTTGTCCCAAGACAGGTACAAGAGGGTCATCAACCGCAGGAGCGGCTGGGGGGTACCCAGCACCCCCCTGCGCCTGGCCGCAACCTGGGGACGCGTCAGGAGCATGAAGGTCCTCTTGGCCCACGGGGCGGAGGTGGACAGCCTGGATGTGAAGGCCCAAACCCCGCTCTTTGTGGCGGTCAGCAATGGCCACCGGGAATGCGTGAAGGTCCTTCTGGATGCAGGGGCCAGCCCGGTCGGCAGCATCTACAACAACTGCTCACCGCTGCTTGTCGCCGCCAGGGATGGGAATGTGGACATCCTGCGGCAGCTCCTGGACCACGGGGCAGAAACCAACGTTCAAGCGCGGCTGCCCGAGTGGGCTGCTAACTCAGTGGCTTGTTCTGGTCCCCTCTACTTTGCCGCCGTGTACGGGCATCTGGAGTGCTTTAAGATGCTGCTGCTTTACGGCGCCGACCCCAACTATAACTGCACGGAGGAGAGGGTGATCGCCCAGATCAAGGAGCCCAAGACTCTGCTGGAAACCTGCCTGAAGCACAGCTGCAGGAGCGAGTTCATCAAGCTGCTCATTGACTTTGGAGCCAACGTCTACTTGCCCAACCTCACGGTAGGCGAGACGCAGCCCCGCAGCGAgggcctggagctgctgctgcaggcgaGAG CTCACCCCAAGTCCTTGATGTCTCAGGCCCGGCTGGTGATGAGACGCCTCCTGAAGCAGGCTGGTCGCCCGCACGCCCTCGGGGAGCTGGAGATCCC